GTTATCACGCTCGTCAGCTACTGAAATTGTTAAGTTTCTGTTTAAATACGCTATTTGTTTTGCGTGGTCTACAATTACGTTTTTATCAAATGGATGTTCATCCATAATTGAAAAATCTGGATGAAATTTAATTTTTGTCCCTGTGTCCCCGTTTTGAACATCATCAATTACTTTTAGGGCCTGGGTTGTTTGCCCCCCGTTTTGAAAACTTGCATAATGAAGTTTATTATTACGCTTAACTCAAACCTCAAAATGAGTACTTAAAGCATTAACAACTGAAGCACCAACTCCGTGAAGACCTCCAGACACCTTGTAACTATCAGAATCAAATTTACCTCCAGCGTGTAAAACAGTTAATACAGTTTCAACGGTTGATAAACCTGTTTCAGGGTGAATATCAGTCGGAATGCCACGGCCATTATCTTCAATAACAGCAAAACCATCATTAGTAAGAGTTATATCAACGCGGTTAGCATAGCCCGCCATACATTCATCAACTGAGTTATCAACTATTTCTCAGATTAAGTGATGTAAGCCGCGTGGTCCAGTTGAACCAATATACATTCCTGGACGCACTCTAACTGCTTCTAAACCCTTTAAAACCTTAATATTTGATGCACCATACTCATTTTGCGACATAAGACCTCCAATATATATTAAAATTTAATATTAATATTATATATTAATAATTTTCTATTTTTTGTTTTTATAAATAATTTATAATTTAAATAGAGAGTGTATCTAATTTTTTAGAGCAGCTTTTTTTAATAATTATTGAAAGGAGATCAAAATTGAAGTCTCAAAAAAGTCAAGAAAATAATTCCAAACTTTATCGTAATATTGACGATGACAATGCTCATTTAGATATATTTACGCAAGAACCTGATCATCCAGTCTTGAAAAAAGTTAAACGTCAAAACACTGATTATACATACACAAGAATGTCTAATTTTGTGTTGAAATTATCTCGTTTTTACGCTCCAATGCCAATGTGGAAATTAGCGACAATAACTTCACTTTTAGCTGTTTTATTCGGTGTTATCAGTGTATTTTTTGTTAAAAACCCTGGTATCTACAACTTTGGAGCAGCTGCTTTTGGGCAAGCGGCGGCTAGATTAACTAACGTTTTATTACGTAATAATAAAAATATAACACCAGAAATTTATAACATTATTGACCACGCTTTATTCTGGATTCTTTACATAATATTATCAATACCTATTTTTATTTTTGGTTGAAAAAAAGCTGGCAAAGTATTTACAATGCTAACAATATTATTTTTAGTTGTTTCTAGCCTTGTTTCGTTTGCTATCGGTCAAATTCCAGGTAATGATAAATTCTACATGTTTGGTAATTTTTCACACAGTGATGTCCCAGAAGCTCTAAAAAACCACATTACTAAAGAGTATTGAGGAAATAAACCTCAAATGTGGTCTCTTATTCCTTTATTATGAGATGACGCAGGTAATGTTATAGCGCAAATGATTTTTGGTGTTGTTTATGGATTTATGTTAGCTTATTTCTTTGCTGTTATCGCAATTATTGGTGGTTCAGCTGGTGTAACTGGAATAATCGGCGAATATATGTCAGTTGTTAAGCAAAAAAACTTCGGGACAATTAATGGTTACATAAATTTAGGTATTTTAGTTGTTGCCGTATTATTCGGTTCATACTTGCCTGGTAGCTTATTAATTAATGGTTTTGCCAGTCAAATTAACCCAGAACAAATTGAGGGGTGAGCAACCATGAGTGCCTACGAGCAAGGTCAAATTACTGAAGCTATAGCCAATATGAAAAAAGTGGCATGATCTCCCGCGATGTATTTATCACCAAACTTTATTTCAACATTGTTCTCAAACTTTGTTTTTGTGGCAGCATTAAATAAATTATTCCCAAGATTTAAAATAGTTCAATGTAAAGTTTACTCTCCACACATGAGTGCTATTAAAGCGGCTATTATCGGAGACCAAAAAACCATTAACAGTTTTACCGTTACAGTTGGTGAAGGTGGCTACTCTGGATCAAAAACTAAAGTATTATCGTCAATTACTTTATACAAACAAGTTCCACGTTTAATTAAAAAAATACGGGCAGTTGATAAAGATGCTTTAATCACTGTATCAAATGTCGCATCAGTAGACGGTAAGTTATATATCCCTGGTGGCAAATTTTAAAAAGGTGCAATGCACTTTTTTATTTAAAAACTACGATTATTACTCGAATATACTGAGATTTGCTAAAATATATCTAATTGCTTTACAACCAAAACGAAAGGTGCTTAATGGAATACACAAGTTTTTTAATTCAGTTAAAACAAGCGTTAACTGCTGATAATGGGCCTAAGCTTTTATTAAAATTATTTGAAGCTCCGTACCGATATAACTCAGATTTACACCCTTTTCAAATCCAAACCAAAATGGAGCAATCATTTTTAAGATCGCAAGAAAATAAATTTTATAAATTCTTGATTCAGTGCGCTGAAAATATAGTTACAAACAGTTTTAGCAATCTAAATTACGAGCATATCAATAAGAACTTTAAATTATCATATTTAGAAAAAGACAATTTACCAGGCGATGAAAATCAAATATTATCACCCGAAGAGATTATAAAAGCATCACGCTCAGTTAAATTTAAAGCTAATATAACCTGAATCAACAAGGAAAAAAAAGAGCTTTATATTGTTAATGCTAAAAAATATGATACGGCATCGCAAACTGAATTTTTAGATTTCACATTTAAAATTAACGAGCGTTCAAAAGCACTACAAAACAACTATAGAGATTATAAAATACATTATATTTTATGATTTGTCAATGATTTTTACACAAATAATAACTCTTCCTTGTCTGAATTTGCAAGGTCGATCTCAAATGATAATTTTCAATTTTCAATCTATTATGGTTCTGGTTTTTTCTCTATTTTTGAAGCAGAGTCACAATGAAAATTAATTGAAAATCATATTCAAACATTTAAAAATGAAAATTGAGATAAATTATTAAAGATACCAAACCTAAATCGAGACCCAGAAACTCTTGAGTTTATGGTGCATTGCAGTGAATCTGCTTGAAATAAAATATCAAGTGATGACGAAAACGCTCTTAAAATACGGCAAATTATTTTTGATAATGAAGCTGAAAATAGTAATTATAAAATTGCTATGCAAAGAAGAAATGAAGTGGCGGTTGAAGAAGTCTAAACACTAAAACATCTATTTCGCATAAATAAATAGGAGTAAATATGAAAGATCGTCTAGGATTGCGTTTAAATAACGATATAACATCTGACCCGAATAATCAGCGTATTCAAAAATATTGTGATTATTTGGTTGAGTGAATTCGTTTACGCGTCAAAAAAGCGCGTGCAAAAGGTCTGGTAGTAGGTATCAGCGGCGGAATTGATTCAGCTCTTGTTGCTGCACTTGCTAAAAGAGCTTTTCCCGAAAATACTCTAGGCATAGTTATGCCTATCGATAATATGGAACACGATTTAGGTGATATTAAGCAATTATCTTCTAATATCGGATTGGACACAAAAACAATCAATTTGCACTCTACATTCAGTGAAATTAGCGCTGTTTGCAATGTAGAAAATAAAATGGCACTAAGCAATATCAAACCAAGAATCAGGATGGCTGCTTTATATGCTATCGCTCAACAAAATTCTTATTTGGTCGCAGGCACTGATAATGAAGATGAGATGTATATAGGTTATTTTACTAAATATGGTGATGGTGGAGTCGATATTTTGCCCATTAGCAGACTTTTAAAAAATGAAGTAAAATTAATGGCTAAATATTTAAACATTCCAGACAGTATCATAAATAAAAAACCATCTGCTGGTTTATGAGCGGGACAAAATGACGAAGATGAATTAGGTTTTTCATATGACGAACTTGATAATTATTTGAATAATAGGGTAGAATTATTAAATATTGAAACAAAAACAAAAATTAAACAGATGCATAAAGCAACTCAACATAAGCGTTGCAAACCATATCAACCGAAAACAATTGAACAATTTTTAAAGGAGAATTAATATGGCAGGACATTCACACTCGGCTAATATAGCTCATCGTAAGGGTGCCCAAGATAGAGCACGAGGTAAAATATTCCAAAAACTTTTTAAAGAAATTTATGTTGTGGCAACCGGAGCAGGCGGCCCAGATCCCGATTCTAACCCCGCATTAAAACTTGCTATCTCAAAAGCAAAAGCTAAAAACATGCCAAAAGCTAATATTGAGAGAGCGTTGGCAAAAGCGAAAGGAGAAGCGAAGGAAGGTGCAAGCTTCGTGGAAACTTTATTTAATGCCACAATCACAGGTGGCGCAACATTCTTAATCAAAACACTGAGCGACAATATGAATAGAACTAAATCTTCAATGACTGCATTATTTAACCGTCAAAATGCCGTCTTAGGAAAAACTGGACAAGTACCTTTTCAATTTGATTTATTAGGACTTTTAGAAATATCTAAGGATTTAGTCGATGAAGACTCTTTAACAATGATCGCTTTAGAAAATGGTGCTAACGATATTGAAAATTATGAAGAATCATTTTTAATTACTTGTGCACCAGAAAATTTCGCAGATTTAAAGCAAGCTGTTGAAACTAACTTAGGTGTTATCGATTTCTTACAATGTGAAGTTACATATGTTCCAAATTCAACAGTCTCTTTTGATGAGGAAAAATCAGTAAAAATTAAAGAATTTATTGCAAAACTTGAAGATGATGATGATGTTCAAGAAGTGTATCACAACATTGAATTCACTGAAGAGTAAAAAAATACACAGCAGTGTATTTTTTTAACTCAATAAAAATGGCTCTAATATGGAAATAAAAGATTTTCAATTTTCTTCAAACATCATGTGTCCAGTCTGTGGTATATAAATTGTCTTTATATCTTCAACATTATTTTCAAAATAGCGTAAACAGTTATCACGATCAATTACAGCGTCTTTTTCTCCCAAAATCAAAAGAGTTGGAACTTTTATGGCTTGTAGTCCTTTTTCTATGTCATTGTGTAATTGAAGGTTTGGTAGTGAGCGACCTAATTTTAATATATTATCATTGTTAAAATAGTTAGCATCGAAGTTTTTTTGTGTTAAGTTCATTCATCTTGAATCACTAGTAAAACGTGTCGTATCGTAATATAAAGCTTCTAAAAATTTTAAAAACTGATCAAAAGTTTTTGGGAAATATGTTTCAAAATATTTGTCAACTGTTGATAATGATGATTTATTCATCGGAGCAATATAAATCATTTTACTAAAAAGTTCTGGCTTCATTTCATAAGCTAGTGAAATTGTCCCACCACCCATTGAGTGCCCAATCAATGTCACATTTTTTAGTTTATTCTTTTCTACAAATTCTACAAGTAATTTAGCATACTGATAAACGCTAATTTCATGTCCATTTACTGGATTAGTATTGTTGTTTCCGGGAAATTGGATTGCATAATAATTCGATTTTTTTCAATATTCTTCAAAAATTCTAAATGTGGCCGGACTTGAATTAAAGCCGTGCACAAAAATTACATTGCTCTCCTCATTGTGATTGTCCTTAAAAACGTATGGATAATCATAAATAATTGCCTTCATTATTCTCCTTAATAATTGTAATTTTATCAATAAATTAATCGAATTTTAAAAGAGAATGTATAATAATTTTGCGATGAGCCGCTATTGAAGTGTATAACTTTAATATACCGCCCGAGTATTCGGGTTTTTATTTTTAAAAAAAGACTGGTTAAACCAATCTTTTTGTTTTATTTTTCGGTACTTTCGGATAATTCATTCGTTTCAACGGTTGAATGTTGCATTTGTTCTTGCGACATCGCAATTAATTCATCAAGCGAATGGTTATTTTCCTTTATGGCTTCAACTTGTTGTTTTTCAGGAAGTTTCATATTTTTGGCAATATACTCAATTTCCTCGGCAACAATAGTTTCTTTTTCAAGTAAAGCTGTTTTTATTAATTCTAAAAGCTCTTTATTTGCTAAAATAATTTCTTTTGCCCTAACTTGTGCTTCAAGAATAATTTTGCGAACCTCTAAATCAATTTCGTGGCCCACTTGCGCAGAGAACGATGCTGATTTTAAGTAATCACGACCTAAAAATGGAGAGCTTTCATCAGTTTCATACTGAATTGGCCCAAGATCCGACATACCGTATTCT
The Mycoplasmopsis californica genome window above contains:
- a CDS encoding DUF2179 domain-containing protein, whose translation is MDIFTQEPDHPVLKKVKRQNTDYTYTRMSNFVLKLSRFYAPMPMWKLATITSLLAVLFGVISVFFVKNPGIYNFGAAAFGQAAARLTNVLLRNNKNITPEIYNIIDHALFWILYIILSIPIFIFGWKKAGKVFTMLTILFLVVSSLVSFAIGQIPGNDKFYMFGNFSHSDVPEALKNHITKEYWGNKPQMWSLIPLLWDDAGNVIAQMIFGVVYGFMLAYFFAVIAIIGGSAGVTGIIGEYMSVVKQKNFGTINGYINLGILVVAVLFGSYLPGSLLINGFASQINPEQIEGWATMSAYEQGQITEAIANMKKVAWSPAMYLSPNFISTLFSNFVFVAALNKLFPRFKIVQCKVYSPHMSAIKAAIIGDQKTINSFTVTVGEGGYSGSKTKVLSSITLYKQVPRLIKKIRAVDKDALITVSNVASVDGKLYIPGGKF
- a CDS encoding HpyAIV family type II restriction enzyme, translated to MEYTSFLIQLKQALTADNGPKLLLKLFEAPYRYNSDLHPFQIQTKMEQSFLRSQENKFYKFLIQCAENIVTNSFSNLNYEHINKNFKLSYLEKDNLPGDENQILSPEEIIKASRSVKFKANITWINKEKKELYIVNAKKYDTASQTEFLDFTFKINERSKALQNNYRDYKIHYILWFVNDFYTNNNSSLSEFARSISNDNFQFSIYYGSGFFSIFEAESQWKLIENHIQTFKNENWDKLLKIPNLNRDPETLEFMVHCSESAWNKISSDDENALKIRQIIFDNEAENSNYKIAMQRRNEVAVEEV
- the nadE gene encoding NAD(+) synthase; translation: MKDRLGLRLNNDITSDPNNQRIQKYCDYLVEWIRLRVKKARAKGLVVGISGGIDSALVAALAKRAFPENTLGIVMPIDNMEHDLGDIKQLSSNIGLDTKTINLHSTFSEISAVCNVENKMALSNIKPRIRMAALYAIAQQNSYLVAGTDNEDEMYIGYFTKYGDGGVDILPISRLLKNEVKLMAKYLNIPDSIINKKPSAGLWAGQNDEDELGFSYDELDNYLNNRVELLNIETKTKIKQMHKATQHKRCKPYQPKTIEQFLKEN
- a CDS encoding YebC/PmpR family DNA-binding transcriptional regulator — its product is MAGHSHSANIAHRKGAQDRARGKIFQKLFKEIYVVATGAGGPDPDSNPALKLAISKAKAKNMPKANIERALAKAKGEAKEGASFVETLFNATITGGATFLIKTLSDNMNRTKSSMTALFNRQNAVLGKTGQVPFQFDLLGLLEISKDLVDEDSLTMIALENGANDIENYEESFLITCAPENFADLKQAVETNLGVIDFLQCEVTYVPNSTVSFDEEKSVKIKEFIAKLEDDDDVQEVYHNIEFTEE
- a CDS encoding alpha/beta fold hydrolase; the encoded protein is MKAIIYDYPYVFKDNHNEESNVIFVHGFNSSPATFRIFEEYWKKSNYYAIQFPGNNNTNPVNGHEISVYQYAKLLVEFVEKNKLKNVTLIGHSMGGGTISLAYEMKPELFSKMIYIAPMNKSSLSTVDKYFETYFPKTFDQFLKFLEALYYDTTRFTSDSRWMNLTQKNFDANYFNNDNILKLGRSLPNLQLHNDIEKGLQAIKVPTLLILGEKDAVIDRDNCLRYFENNVEDIKTIYIPQTGHMMFEENWKSFISILEPFLLS